Genomic segment of Myxococcus stipitatus:
AGCAGCCCCACCATGAGACCCAGCATCACCCCCAGCACTTTTCCTTGTCCCATGCCTTCGGTTTCCCTCCCGCCTGGCCGCGGAGTCTCTCATAGAGTGGACCTCTCTATGGCCCAGTTGATTGATGGCAAGGCAGTGGCCGCGCGCGTCCGGGCGGAGGTGAAGTCGGAAGTCAGCCGCCTCCAGGCGGAGCGAGGCCTCATCCCCGGGCTCGCGGTGGTGCGGGTGGGAGACGACCCCGCGTCCCAGGTGTACGTGGCCGGGAAGAAGAAGGCCGCGGAGGAGGTGGGCTTCCGCTCCTGGGAACACCACCGGGACTCCTCCATCTCCCAGGACGAGCTGCTCGCGCTGGTGCACCGGCTCAACCAGGACCCGGCCGTGCACGGCATCCTCGTGCAGCTGCCGCTGCCCAGGCACCTGGACGCGGACGCCATCCTCTCCGCGGTGCGCCCGGAGAAGGACGTGGATGGCTTTCACCCGCTCAACGCGGGGAGCCTGCTGCTGGGGCGTCCGGCGACGCGGGCGTGTACGCCGCTGGGCGTGATGCGGCTGTTGGAAGAGGTGGGCTGTGAGCCCGCGGGGAAGAACGCGGTGGTGGTGGGCCGCAGCAACATCGTGGGCAAGCCGATGGCGCTGATGCTCCTCCAGCGCCATGCCACGGTGACGCTCTGCCACAGCAAGAGCGACCTGCCGGCGGAGGTGTCGCGCGCGGACATCCTGGTCGTCGCGGTGGGGGTGCGTGAGCTCATCAAGGGCGCCTGGGTGAAGCCCGGCGCCGTCGTCATCGACGTGGGGATGAACCGGAGGGAGGACGGCAAGCTGGTGGGGGACGTGGAGTTCGCCGCCGCCGCCGAGCGCGCGTCCTTCATCACCCCCGTGCCCGGAGGTGTGGGGCCGATGACCATCGCCATGCTGATCCGCAACACCCTCGAGGCCGCCTTGCGCGGAGTCACCCCGCCATCGCATTGACAGACGCGGTAGTCATCTTGCCCCCGTGGGAGGCCGCGTGAGGGTGTGGGCTTGAAGACGCTCCCCCGCACGCGGCCCGCTCCTGGCGCCTGCTCCTGGGTATGGAAGGCGGACGCCAGCCGGGACTGGAGGCCGCAGGTGTGGCCCCGCCCGGCGCCAGGGCCCGCGCGAGACGTGGGCGAGGAGTCGACGCATGAGAGGGTTCAAGACCGGATTGTGGCTGGCCTGGAGTGTGCTCTGGGGGACCGCGAGCCTCGCGCAATCCCAGCCGCCCCAAGCCACGCGCCATCCGGTGGTCTTCGCGCACGGCATGGGGGGCTACGAAGACCTGCTGGGCTTCGCGTACTTCGGTGACGAGATGGGCTTGTTCGTGGGCGACGCCTGCGACGAGCCCCTCGAGTGGCATTGCAACGCGGGCCTCCACCCGAGACAGAAGACCTTCGGCTCCCAGGTGCTGGCGTTCCACTCCTCGGAGGTTCGCGGGCTGGACCTGGCCAACGACATCGAGGGCCTCCTGGCGACGACGGGCGCCAGGCGGGTGAACATCATCGGCCACTCGCAGGGCGGCATCGACGCGCGCAAGGCCGCCAAGGTGCTCTTCGAGCAGCAGCAGCGCGCGGTGGTGGACGTCCTCGTCAGCCTGTCGTCTCCGCACCGGGGCTCACCGGTGGCGAAGTACATCCTGGACATGGGGCCCGGCGTGTCCTCGGTGGTCGCCGCGCTGGCGAACATCTTCGGCAACAGCGTCTACGCGCCCGGCAACGACGCCATCGCCGCGATGAAACAGCTCGTCTACGACGATACTCAATCCAACGACGGCGTCATCACGGGAATGAAGGCCTTCAACGCGGCCTATCCCCTCGACTCGCGCCATGTCTCCTCCTACGCGTCACTGCTCACCGCGCAGACGGCCGCGCAGGTGAATCCCGCGTTCTATCTGCTGCGGCTCGGATTCCTGGACATCGACGGGAACGGGTATTGCGTCGACGACTGCGATGGGGACGGCGCCGCGGGGCAGGGGGATGGCGTCCGCCAGGACCGCGACGATGACGGCGTGGTGGGCATCAACTCCCAACAGATGGGCAAGCGCCTGCGCTACACGGAGTCGTTGTGGGGACCGGGCCTCATCGCCGAGGACCGCTCCATCCCCGCGGTCACGGACCTGAATGCGCCCATCCTCGTGCAGATGACATCCATCTCCAGCGTCCTCGACCAGGACCACCTGGATGTGGTGGGCGTCGGGCCCGACCTCTTCAACGAGCCCAAGTTCTACGCCGCCATCATCCAATACATCCGCCAACACGAGTGACGCGGGCCGCGGACCTCAGGCCCACGACATGACGTATTCGCAGTCCAGCAGACTCAAGGGGCGCCCGCGCACGCGCGCGACGCGGGTGCCGACGGCCTGCAGCACCGCCTGCAGAACACCCTCGTGGTACGTGTGAGGCATGAAGTCCCGGAACACGTTGAAGCAGGCGTCCTGGTTGCCCGTCCAGGTCACGTGCCGCTCGCCGTAGGTCACCGCCGTTCGATAGCCGGAGGGCAGGTTGTTGATGAGCCGCCGAGGGTCTCCCGCGGCGAGCATCAAGAAGCTGCGGCCCACCACCGAGTCGAGGAAGTCATGGGTGGCCTGCGCGCCGATGATGCGCATGGCCGTCTCGAAGCCACCCAGCCGGGGCGCGAGAATCTCCGCCGCGGCGAAAGACATCCGAAGGAAGGCGCTGACCGGATACAAGAAGAAGGGGACGAAACGTCGTTCACCCGACGCCGCCAGGCACCGCGCGGCCGCGGTCTCTCCTGACTCCCTTCTCACCACGTCCATCACGCCCAGGAAGAACATGCCACGCGCCCGGTCCTCGGTCGCAGACAACCCCAGACGTCGTTCCAACTCGCAGCCTGGGTCGAGAGTTTCTCGTTCCCGACTCCGGAACGCAATCACTGTCATGGACGCCCCCCTGACGAAGAAGTTGAACCTGATATCTGCCCGTGAATGGGCTCATCCATGAAAGTGCGGCAATCCGGGTTAGCTGAGAAGCCCGCCTGGCTGGGACGCGGGTCGGTGTGTGCTGTCTCGATGGGGACAGTTGGGCCCTGCCTCTAGAGACAAAGGAAAGGTCTGGCGCGGAATCCGAGCGCGATGGCGGGTGACAGCCAATGTACAACACGAATCGCCCGCCCGGCGCAATGTGGCTTCTTCTGTGCTTTCCATGCCACTCACACACGAGAGCGTTCGTTCGCGCGCACGTCACCATGCAGGGAACGTTCGTTCGCGACAGATGTCGCAATGAAGGGAACGTTCGTTCGCGACACACGTCGCAATGAATGATTCGCGGGGGGCGCTGCGCGACGCGAAAACCCCCGCGCGAGTCCTCGCGCGGGGGCTGGAGTTGGAAGGCCGCGACGTCTCAGCGGCTCAACATCTGGACTTCGATGCGGCGGTTCATGTCACGGCCCTGCGTGGTGTCATTGTCGGCCACGGGTTTCTCGGAACCCACGGCGGCGACGTCCACGCGGCTCGCCGGGATGCCGTCCTCGACGAGCGCGGAGCGCACGGCCTCCGCCCGACGCTGCGCCAGCTGGCGGTTGGCGGCCGGGTCGCCCGTGGAGTCCGTGTGGCCGGCGATGCGCACGCGCGCGTCGGGCTTCTCGCGCAGCACGGACGCGAGCTGCCCCACGCTGGCGTCGCTCTGCGGCGTCAGCGCGGCGGAGCCTTCGTCGAAGTTCACGCCGCCCAGGATGAAGCTGCTCGCGCCGCTGTCGATGGCCTGGCGCATGGCCTGCGCGTCCTGCACGACGGCCGGCGCGCGGGTGCCCGTGGTGCCGGCGCCACCCACGCCGGTGTCATCCGGAGCGGGCCGGGCGGGCTCCTCCGTGCGCGAGGGCTGCGCGGGCTGTGTGGCGGTCGCCTGTTCACGCCGGGGGGCCTCGCGCTTGCCGCGCGTGAGGAACCAGCCGGCCAGCAGCGCGAGCAGCGCCACGGGGATGACCCAGGACAGGTTCTGCTTCCGAGGCTCCGCGTGCACGGGGGGCCGTTCGATGGGCTGCTGGCGCCGCACCGTCTCCACGGACGGGACGGTGCGCGTCTCGTGGACCTCCTCGACGACGCGCGGCCCCGTGCCGCCCGTGCCCAGGATGCCGCCCAGCCCCGCGGGCATGGCGGCGGAGAGCAGCGAGCGCTGGCTGCCGAGAAGCTGGCTCAGCCCGGAGGGACTCATCCGGTTGTCGCGCACGTGCTTGCCAATCACACCCATGACCATGGGCGCGACCACGGCGAGCAGCCCGGACGCGGACTTCGGGTTGGAGAAACCGCCTGTGCGGCCGAGCACGCTGCCGAGCATGCCCAGCTTGTCGCCGAACAGGCCGTTGAGCATGCCTTGCCCCCGCTCCACCGTGTCGGGGGAGAGCGCGTCCTCGCTGCCCGCGTCGGGGCCCGTGTAACCTCCTTCGTTGAGCTGTGACATCAGGCGCTGGGCGCCCGCCTCGGTGGAGCCTCGCTCCACCACGCTCCCGCCCACCGCGGCGATGGCGCCTGGGAGGGCCTTGGTCAGCGTGCTCGGGTCCTCGCCCAGGGCGGAGCCCATCTGTTGCACCACGTTGCCCGTGAAGCGCTCACGGACCATGTCGATGAGGTTGAATCCCATGCGAATGCCTCCTGCGATTCGGGCGGCACCAGTCGCCCCCGGTGAGGGGAGTCGCTCACCGCCTGCGTGGAGCAGAGGGCTCCTCCGATGCGAACGACTCTTCAGGGAAGGAGGGTGCGGACGGACGGCGAGGTCCACATCGCCCTCCCGGCGTGCTCGCTCGAAGGACGGAGCCGCCGGATGCCTCCTCGCGCTGGGGGCCCGCGGCGCGCACGGGCCTTGACGCGGGCAAGCGCGCGGCGCGAGCGTCCATGACTCAACGTCCCGGGCGGGGGCCTGGAAGGAGCGTCAGGGTGACACGCGAGGAGCGAATCGAGGGAGGGGTCCTCGGCCTGCTGGTGGGGGATGCGCTGGGGGTTCCTTATGAGTTCCACGCGCCGGAGTGGATTCCCGCGCGGGACACGCTCGAGTTCGAGCCCCCCGCGGGCTTCAGCCGCGCTCACCCGGACGTGCCCCCGGGCACCTGGTCCGACGATGGCGCCCATGCGCTCTGTCTGTTGGATTCATTGCTTTATCAGGGACGCCTGGACGTGGAGGACCTGGGGCGCCGGTTGGTGAACTGGCGTGAATGGGGTTACCTCGCGGTGGATGGCGTTGTGTTCGACGTGGGAATCCAGACGGACCGGGCCCTGTCCAGGGTGCGGGCGGGCGTGCCCGCGGCGAGCGCGGGGCCCGCTGGCCCGCAGGACAACGGCAACGGTGCCTTGATGCGGGTATTGCCCCTGGCGCTCTGGCATCGGGGAACCGACGCGGAGCTCGCCTCGGATGCCATGCTTCAATCCCGCGTGACACATGGTCATGCGCGGTCTCAGGTGTGTTGCGCTTTGTACTGTCTTTGGGCTCGGCGTGCCTTGGAGGGCTCGGCCCGGCCGTGGGATGAGGCGTTGTCGGTGCTGCGGGCGCTGTATCCCGAGGGCACCGAATCCCGCACGGAGCTGGACGGCAGCCTCCTCCCGACGGGCGCCGAGGACACCCCAGGACGAGGGACGGGCTACGTGGTGGACTGTCTGCGTTCGGCCCGGGACTGCGTGGGGGCCCACGGCACCTATGAGGACGTGGTCCGCTCCGCGGTGCGCCTGGGGCATGACACCGACACGACGGCGGCGGTGGCCGGCGGCATCGCGGGCGTGATTCACGGCGTGCGGGGCATCCCGGAGCGCTGGCTCCGAGCGCTGCGCGGACGCGAGCTCGTGGAGCCGCTGCTGCGCAAGCTGATGGCTCACGCGGGACGCTGATGGGAAACCGCAGGCTCCGCCCTACCCACCCCCCCGGGGCAGGGCGGAGCCCTCAATCCGACGCCAGCCGTCGGCGCGTCCACCAGCCCAGGCCGGAGCATGCTCCCACCCATTCGGGCCGCGTCCACCGCCGTCACCACGACACGGATGATATGTCCAAGTGGATTTCCTGCAACTCGATTTAAAGCCGGATTTTCTGGATGTCGTGATGTATGGCTTTAGCATTGTACCCAGGTACAGCGCCTGTCATTGGAGCAGCGGGCCAGCTGCGGTTCCAGGCCGGGGTGGTTGTTGTCGATATCACAACCTGCCTAAGCAGAGAAAACTGCATTGCCTGACAGTCGTGACTCGTTAGAATGGGGCGGATCCTGAGGGGCCAGCGTGGCCGGGGTGAGCCTGAGGATGTCGAACCAATACGAGGCGGATGCGCCCGCGGAGCAGTTGCGTGCGGGGCAGACGGGTCCGCTGGACGTCATGCGTTCCGCCCCGCCGGTGGCGGAGTCCGGGCCGCCGGAAGCGAAGTCGCTGGACGCGACGGTGGACGCGCGCGCCCGCGCGCTGTTGTGGGAGTACCTGACGGCGGTGCGGCGCCGGGTGGACCGGCTGGGCGTGGGGCTGATGGTGGGGCAGTGGCTGTTCGCCCTGGCCCTGGCGGTGGCCATGTCCGCGCATCCCTGGGATTGGTGGGTACGCCCGGCGCTCGAGCCCCTGTGGGTGGCGCTGCTCTGGGGCGGGCCGCTCTGCATCATCCCCTCCACGCTGGCGCTGCTGCGGCCCGGCGCGGGGGTGACCCGACATGTGATGGCGGCGGCGCAGGTGCTGTGGTCCGTGTTGTGGGTACACCTGTCGGGCGCGCGGCTGGAGACGTACTTCCATGTGTTCGGCTCGCTGGCGCTGGTGACCTTCTATCGCGACGCGCGGGTGCTCTTGACGGCGGGCGTGGCGGCGGTGGTGGCGCACCTGCTGAGGGGGATTGGCTGGCCGCAGTCGGGAGTCACCGTCGCGGGGACCCCGGGTGGCAGCGTGCTGGAGCTGGTGTTCTGGGTGGGCCTGGTGGACGGCGTGCTGGTGCTGGCGTGCCGGGGCGCGACGCGGGAGATGAAGCGCGTGGCGGAGCGCCAGGTGCTGCTGGCTCGGGCGAGGGAGACGGAGCTGCTCGAGCGGGAGCGGCTGCTGGAGCGCAGCGGCCGGGAGCTGAAGGACTCGCGCGAGCAGGTGGCCCGCATGGAGAAGCTCGCGGCGGTGGGGAAGCTGACGGCGACGGTGAGCCACGAGCTGCGCAACCCACTGGCCGCGGCGCGCACCGCCAATGCCGCGGTGGTGCGGCGGCTGCGCCACGTGGAGGGCGCGCGGGAGGATGCGCGCCTGCAGCGCTTCCTGGACATCGTCGAGCGGGAGCTGGCCGTGTGCGCCAGCCTCACGTCGGAGATGCTGGAGTTCGTGCGCGAGCGTCCCCTGGTGCTGCGCGCGTGCTCGCTGCATGGGCTGGTGGAGGAGGCCGTCGACGTGGTGCCTCGCCGCGAGGGCGTGCGCGTGGAGAACCGCGTGCCCACGGGGCTGGAGCCTCCATGGGTTGACCGGGAGCTGCTGCGCCAGGTGCTCATCAACCTGGTGCAGAACGCCGCGGAGTCGATGCCGCCGGGGCGCGAAGGCGTGGTGTCCGTGTCCGCGGAGCTGAGTGGTGGGCGGGCCTTCCACATTCGGGTGACCGACAATGGTGGAGGGATTCCCGCCCAGGTGTTGGATCACATCTTCGAGCCGCTCTTCACCACCAAGGAGCACGGCACGGGGCTGGGTCTGACGGTGGTGGCCAGCACCGTGCGGCAACATGGTGGCACCCTGCGCGTGGAGAGCCGCGAGGGCGAGGGCAGCGTCTTCACCATCTGCTTGCCCCACGCGCGGGCCGCGACGGAGGTCGCATGCCCCTCATAGGACGTCGCGCGTGGGGGTCGCGGAGGGGCGCCTAGTAGAGGCGGATGAGGCGCAGCGTGGAGGGGCCCGACAGCGCGGAGAGCCCATCCGACGACAGGCACGGGGTGAGGTCGTGCGGCGAGATGTCGTACGTGATGACGACGGCGTTGCCCTGGAAGGGCCCGTCCTTCACCACGCCGACGGAGACGTAGGCCTGCCCGCCGTGGATGACGTCCACACCGGAGCGGATGATGGCCAGCGACGAGACGCTGCCGTCATTCCAGGTGAGGGTGCCATCCGAGCGGCTCTGGAGCGCGCAGGACCCCTTGATGTCCGTCGCGATGTCCAGCTCCGCCGACACGAGGTTCGGGTCGCTCGTGGTGCACGAGTCGTAGCTCGACTTGTTCGTGTAGGTGGAGTTCCGGGGCAGCAGTCGCAGGCCGGGCTCCCAGGTCTGGTACGCGCCGCCCGTGCACCGCGCCTCCGTCTTCGCGGTTTCCGTCGAAACGGACTCCGCGAGGGCGGGCGTGGCCTGAAGGACGAGGGCGGTGCCCAGGGACAGCAGGGAGATGGACTTGCGAAGGTTCAGCGGCATTTGACGGCTCCATGTGCCACGCACGTGGCCGGCCTTCATGACCGGACCGTCCATCCCCAAGTGCGGGGACGGTGGGTGCGTGGGAGCCGAATGTGTGTGGCGCGTGGTGGAGCGAAACCAGTCCACCCCCGGTGCCATGCGCGTGTCTGAATCCGTGCCGCCGTCCGAGACGGGACGGCGGCTTGGACGTCAGTTCCTGAAGGCCTCGCGCACGCCATCCCGGCGCAGCGTGAAGAGCATCCAGATGGCCACGGGCACGCCGACGACGCAGGCGGGGGACAGGATGTAGAGCGCGGTGATGCCGCCCACCGTCGCGAGGCCGTAGCCCTTGAGGTTGAGCGCGCTCATCGCGCCCCACGCGGACAGCACGCCGCAGAGGATGCCCACCACCAGCATCAGCGCGAGCGCCGGCGACAGCTCCAGCGCGTTGGCCGGCGTCCCCGCCGGAGCCAGGGGCGACGTCACGTGCAGCGCGGCCAGCACGAAGCCCGCGATGTTGAAGAAGACGTTCAGCACCCCGGTGCACAGCAGGAAGAAGGCCGGAGCGCGGATGATTTCGACGACCTTCGCGCGCGGGTCGGTGGGGGGGAGGTGGATTCCAGGACCGCTCATGTACGGGCTCTCAGGGCGCTCACGATCATCCGCGTGGCCGGGGACTTGTTGAGTGTGTAGAAGTGGATACCAGGCACGCCGCGCGACAGGAGCTCCATGCACTGCACCGTGGCATGCGCCACGCCCAGCTGCACCACCGCGTCCGGCTGGTCCTTCACCCGCTCCAGCTGCAGGCCCAGCCGCATGGGCACCGTGGCGCCGCACATCCGCGTGAAGCGCTGCACCTGGTCGTAGTTGGTGATGGGCATGATGCCCGGGACGATGGGGACGTTGATGCCCGCGCGGCGGGCCCGCTCCACGAAGTCGAAGTAGAACGCGTTGTCGAAGAAGAGCTGCGTCACCACGAAGTCCAGCCCCGCGTCGACCTTGGCCTTCAGATGACGCAGGTCGTCGTCGCGGGAGGCCGTTTCCACGTGGCCCTCCGGATAGCACGCGCCCCCCATGCAGAAGTTGAAATCCTCTTCTCGGATGAATTGCACCAGCTCCGACGCATAGGAGAAGCCGCCCTCCGCAGGCGTGAAGGTCTTCTGGCCCAGGGGGGGGTCCCCGCGCAGGACGAGGACGTTGTCGAGCTTCGCCTCCGTCAGCCGCTGGAGCAGCTCCCGCAGCTCCTCCCGCGTGTGTCCCACGCAGGTCAGGTGCGCCATCGCCTCGATGCCCGTCTCCGCCTTGATCCGGGTGACCAGCTCCAGCGTCCTGTCGCGCGTGCTGCCGCCGGCCCCATACGTCACGGAGACGAACCCCGGCTCCAGAGGTGCCAGGTCCTCCAACGTCTTGAGGAGGTTGGCCACACCTTCGTCGGTCTTCGGGGGGAAGAACTCGAAGGAGAAGCAAGGGTTGGACGGATTCAACCGATTACGAATCTTCATGGCGGACCCAGTGTAGACCTTCCCCGTCGGCCTTGATCGGCCAAGGTGCATGGCTATAGTCCGCGCCGCTTTCAATCCCCTTCAGGAGAAGCCGATGACCCGGCGTACGCCGCTCAACGAGGCCCACCGCGCGCTGGGCGCTCGGATGGTTGACTTCGCGGGTTGGGACATGCCCGTGCAGTATTCTTCCGTCATCGCCGAGCACGAGGCGGTACGCAACGGCGTTGGACTCTTTGACGTGTCGCACATGGGCGAGGTGGAGTTCGCCGGCCCGGGCGCGCTGGAGACGGTCAACGGACTCATCTCCAATGACCTCGCCCGGATTGCGGACGGGCAGGCTGTCTATGCGGGCTTGCTCAACGAGCAGGGAGGCTTCGTCGACGACGTCGTCGCCTACCGCTTCAGCCCCGAGCGCATCCTCATCTGCGTCAATGCCAGCAACCGCGAGAAGGACTTCGCCTGGATGAAGGCGCACGCGCGCGGCGTCGCGCCGGTGGACCGCGGTGACGAGTACGCGCAGATCGCCGTGCAGGGCCCCAAGGCCGCGGGCCTGGTGCAGCGGCTGACGAAGACGGATACCTCCAAGATCGGCACCTACCGCTTCGCCGAGGGCGAAGTGGCGGGCGTGCGCTGCATCATCTCGCGCACCGGCTACACGGGGGAGGACGGCTTCGAGCTGTACTGCGCGCCGGACGGCGCGGTGGCGCTGTGGACCGCGCTGCTCGACGCGGGGCAGCAGGACGGCGTGAAGCCCTGCGGCCTGGGCTGCCGCGACAGCCTGCGCACGGAGATGAAGTACGCGCTCTACGGCAACGACATCGACGACTCGCACACCGCGCTGGAGGCGGGGCTCGGGTGGATCGTCAAGCTGGACAAGGCCGCCTTCATCGGGAAGGACGCGCTGGTGGCCCAGAAGGCCGCGGGCGTGAAGCGCAAGCTCGTGGGCTTCGAGCTGACCGGCGCCGGCATCCCGCGCCACGGCTATCCCATCCTCAAGGATGGCGCCCGCGTCGGCGAGGTGACGAGCGGAACGATGGGCCCCTCCGTGAAGAAGCCCATCGGCATCGGCTACGTGCCCGCGGAGCTGGCCTCCGAAGGCTCCACGTTCGATGTCGAGATTCGCGGTCGCGCCGTCCCCGCCGTCGTCGTGAAGACGCCGTTCCTCAAGAAGCCCTGAACCTCCCAGCCCCCATCGAGGAGCACCCCATGTCCGATGCGAACATCCCCAGCAACCTGAAGTACACCAGCGATCACGAGTGGGCCCTCGTCGAGGGCAAGAAGGCCGTGGTCGGCATCACCTTCCACGCCCAGCAGACGCTGGGGGACGTGGTCTACGTGGAGCTGCCCGCCGTGGGCCGCAAGGTCACCAAGGGCGAGGCGTTCGGCACCGTCGAGTCCGTCAAGGCCGTCTCGGAGCTGTTCTCGCCCCTCAGCGGCACCATCATCCGGGTGAACGAGGACCTCACCGCCGAGCCCGAGACGCTGAACAGCGACCCGTACACCGACGGGTGGATCATCGAGATCGAGTTCTCGGACAGCAAGGAGCTGAACGAGCTCCTGGACGCCGCGGCGTACGCCAAGCTGCTCCAGAACTCCTGAGAGTGAAGTGACGGGGCGCCGTTGTTAGTGACGGTCCTCGAATTTTCCGACTCCGCCGTCGCGAGTCGCACGCGAGCTACCACCGCCATGTCCCTGAACTGGAAGTACCAGGAGTCGTTCGCCGGCCGGCACAACGGTCCGGATGAGAGCGAGCTGAAGCAGATGCTGTCCGCGCTGGGCGTGGACTCGCTCGATGCCTTCATCGACCAGACCGTGCCGCCAGCCATCCGCTCCAAGGAGCCGCTGCGGCTCTCGCCGGCGCGGGGCGAGCATGAGCTGCTTGCCCAGCTGGAGGCCATCGCCGCGAAGAACCAGGTGTTCCGGTCCTTCATCGGCATGGGCTACTCCGACACGCACACGCCCAACGTCATCCTGCGCAACATCTTCCAGAACCCGGGCTGGTACACGCAGTACACGCCGTACCAGGCGGAGATTGCGCAGGGCCGGCTGGAGGCGCTGCTCAACTTCCAGACGATGGTGATGGACCTGACGGGCCTGGAGGTCGCCAACGCGTCGCTGCTCGACGAGGGCACGGCCGCCGCCGAGGCCATGTCGCTGGCGCTGCACGTCAAGGGCGAGGACGCGGACGCCGCCTTCTTCGTCTCCGAGTCCTGCCACCCGCAGACGGTGGACGTGGTGCGCACGCGCGCCCAGCCGCTGGGCGTGGAAGTCGTCGTGGGCGACCACCGCACGGTGGACCTGAGCGCCAAGAAGTACGTGGGCGCGCTGGTGCAGTACCCGACCACGGATGGCGCGGTAGTGGACTACCGCTCCTTCGCGGACAAGGTGCACGCGGCGGGCGGCCTGTTCATCGTCGCCGCGGACCTCTTGAGCCTCACGCTCCTGACGCCTCCGGGGGAGTTCGGCGCGGACGTGGCGGTGGGCAGCGCGCAGCGCTTCGGCGTGCCCATGGGGTACGGCGGTCCGCACGCGGGCTACTTCGCGACGAAGAACGCGTACACGCGCGTCATGCCGGGCCGCCTCATCGGCGTGTCCGAGGACTCGCAGGGCCGGCGCGCGCTGCGCATGGCGCTGCAGACGCGCGAGCAGCACATCCGCCGCGAGAAGGCCACGAGCAACATCTGCACCGCGCAGGTGCTGCTGGCCGTCATCGCCAGCATGTACGCCGTCTACCACGGGCCCAAGGGCCTGAAGTCCATCGCCGAGCGCGTGCATGGGCTGACGGTGGTGCTGGAGCGCGGCCTCGCGAAGCTGGGCCTGAAGCCGCGGCACGAGCAGTTCTTCGACACCCTGCGCGTGGAGCTGACGGCGCAGCAGGTGCGCGCGGTGCTGGCCGCCGCCGAGTCGGCGCGGATGAACTTCCGCCGCATCGACGAGAAGACGCTGGGCGTGTCCCTGGACGAGACGACGCGCGGCGCGGACGTGGAGGCCATCCTGGCGGCCTTCGCCACGGGCGTGGGCAAGGCACAGGCCCCGTCGCTGGACGAGGTGGGCGCGAACGTGGAGAGCCCCGTGTCGCCGGACCTGCGCCGGCGGAGCGCGTTCCTGTCGCACGCCGTCTTCAACAGCTACCACTCCGAGACGGAGATGCTGCGCTACATCCGGCGGCTCGAGGCCAAGGACCTGTCCTTGACGCACTCGATGATTCCGCTGGGCAGCTGCACGATGAAGCTCAACGCCACCGCGGAGATGATTCCGGTGACGTGGCCGCAGTTCGGCCGGCTGCACCCCTTCGCGCCGACGTCGCAGGCGGCCGGCTACAAGGTCATCTTCGAGCAGCTCGAGCAGATGCTCTCCACCATCACCGGCTTCGCGGGCTGCTCGCTGCAGCCCAATGCCGGCAGCCAGGGTGAGTACGCGGGCCTGCTCGTCATCCGCGCCTACCACCAGGGCCGAGGCCAGGGGCACCGCGACGTGTGCCTCATCCCGTCCTCCGCGCACGGCACCAACCCGGCCTCCGCCGTCATGGCGGGCTACAAGGTCGTGGTCACCCGGTGCGATGAGAACGGCAACATCGACCTGAACGACCTGCGCGCCCGCGCGGAGGAGCACAAGGACAAGCTCGCCGCGCTGATGGTGACGTACCCGTCGACGCACGGCGTGTTCGAGGAGGAGATCAAGGAGATCTGCTCCATCATCCACGAGCGCGGCGGCCAGGTTTACATGGACGGCGCCAACCTCAACGCGCAGGTGGGCCTCACCGCGCCGGGCCTGGTGGGCGCGGACGTCTGCCACATCAACCTGCACAAGACGTTCTGCATCC
This window contains:
- the metF gene encoding methylenetetrahydrofolate reductase [NAD(P)H], with the translated sequence MKIRNRLNPSNPCFSFEFFPPKTDEGVANLLKTLEDLAPLEPGFVSVTYGAGGSTRDRTLELVTRIKAETGIEAMAHLTCVGHTREELRELLQRLTEAKLDNVLVLRGDPPLGQKTFTPAEGGFSYASELVQFIREEDFNFCMGGACYPEGHVETASRDDDLRHLKAKVDAGLDFVVTQLFFDNAFYFDFVERARRAGINVPIVPGIMPITNYDQVQRFTRMCGATVPMRLGLQLERVKDQPDAVVQLGVAHATVQCMELLSRGVPGIHFYTLNKSPATRMIVSALRART
- the gcvT gene encoding glycine cleavage system aminomethyltransferase GcvT, translated to MTRRTPLNEAHRALGARMVDFAGWDMPVQYSSVIAEHEAVRNGVGLFDVSHMGEVEFAGPGALETVNGLISNDLARIADGQAVYAGLLNEQGGFVDDVVAYRFSPERILICVNASNREKDFAWMKAHARGVAPVDRGDEYAQIAVQGPKAAGLVQRLTKTDTSKIGTYRFAEGEVAGVRCIISRTGYTGEDGFELYCAPDGAVALWTALLDAGQQDGVKPCGLGCRDSLRTEMKYALYGNDIDDSHTALEAGLGWIVKLDKAAFIGKDALVAQKAAGVKRKLVGFELTGAGIPRHGYPILKDGARVGEVTSGTMGPSVKKPIGIGYVPAELASEGSTFDVEIRGRAVPAVVVKTPFLKKP
- the gcvH gene encoding glycine cleavage system protein GcvH, with the protein product MSDANIPSNLKYTSDHEWALVEGKKAVVGITFHAQQTLGDVVYVELPAVGRKVTKGEAFGTVESVKAVSELFSPLSGTIIRVNEDLTAEPETLNSDPYTDGWIIEIEFSDSKELNELLDAAAYAKLLQNS
- the gcvP gene encoding aminomethyl-transferring glycine dehydrogenase produces the protein MSLNWKYQESFAGRHNGPDESELKQMLSALGVDSLDAFIDQTVPPAIRSKEPLRLSPARGEHELLAQLEAIAAKNQVFRSFIGMGYSDTHTPNVILRNIFQNPGWYTQYTPYQAEIAQGRLEALLNFQTMVMDLTGLEVANASLLDEGTAAAEAMSLALHVKGEDADAAFFVSESCHPQTVDVVRTRAQPLGVEVVVGDHRTVDLSAKKYVGALVQYPTTDGAVVDYRSFADKVHAAGGLFIVAADLLSLTLLTPPGEFGADVAVGSAQRFGVPMGYGGPHAGYFATKNAYTRVMPGRLIGVSEDSQGRRALRMALQTREQHIRREKATSNICTAQVLLAVIASMYAVYHGPKGLKSIAERVHGLTVVLERGLAKLGLKPRHEQFFDTLRVELTAQQVRAVLAAAESARMNFRRIDEKTLGVSLDETTRGADVEAILAAFATGVGKAQAPSLDEVGANVESPVSPDLRRRSAFLSHAVFNSYHSETEMLRYIRRLEAKDLSLTHSMIPLGSCTMKLNATAEMIPVTWPQFGRLHPFAPTSQAAGYKVIFEQLEQMLSTITGFAGCSLQPNAGSQGEYAGLLVIRAYHQGRGQGHRDVCLIPSSAHGTNPASAVMAGYKVVVTRCDENGNIDLNDLRARAEEHKDKLAALMVTYPSTHGVFEEEIKEICSIIHERGGQVYMDGANLNAQVGLTAPGLVGADVCHINLHKTFCIPHGGGGPGMGPICVASHLVKYLPGHPVIQTGGSDGIGAISAAPWGSASILLISWMYISMMGGEGLTHATKLAILNANYIAERLQPHYPVLYRGKRGRVAHECIVDLRPLKKTSGIEVEDVAKRLMDYGFHAPTVSFPVAGTLMIEPTESESRAELDRFCDAMIAIRQEIREVEEGRMPKDNNVLKNAPHTSRVISAPEWNRPYSREVAVFPAPWVRDNKFWPSVGRLNNVLGDRKLVCSCPPIEDYMTPEPKPAVA